In the genome of Cryptomeria japonica chromosome 8, Sugi_1.0, whole genome shotgun sequence, one region contains:
- the LOC131027656 gene encoding disease resistance protein RPV1-like, whose protein sequence is MGCCFSTKPSDPPVQKAPQLPPSQPAIQTLPPSQPPIQHPPSSQSLVQQAPSIQQPTPVQSQALQPAQQPQPPVQQPAPVQQSPPVQKIFSSQPSVQTRTLAAFSPLKPIYPDYAVGIQEQKKEVMKLLDMERQNELSLAVVIYGFGGIGKTTLSTAVIADLDLTQYNYSGVEIHADRSRNDIKSLQWQILKDAFPGYTFDRNATFRNSAEGRDHLSSAFQAQRNKPVVLFIDNALRAEDLQELFPKSLAGLPKRSRIVLTTRNLGVTDLLIDAGLERRDYRVGTLPDHEALKILFKDENIRGRENMQKVLQICDGIPLVLEIVGARLRKQNYMVERCTQIFEALETGEDIKEENLSQRMVTSAYNELAPSTREAFLDICCFFANWCRRDVEYIVGAQDVTVLQEAALMKTSSKDELIVHDIIRAKGRSLSKSNRILDMQSWREIAHDDQKLKQIKGVWLGKEESESGHEVDEKQLHSLKNSLRVLCLESHIKISGSSQKSTEFKELRFLRLGGDISALWPANLESLERLTVFHGPIYKDGVTLYQLPKNLRVMRGTEQSHFEGSKPGKIIPNSSLEELDLRELRSFQKFPEKLDHLTALKILLLDMWDKIQELPEQVCGLRSLKSLSICGGNSLRNLPKLFAQLSSLQELILTRCKQLEELPSTFGDLGSLKELNLAECSNLKELPLSFGKLSSLEVLNLDSCSKLETFPSSFWELSSLTELRCSCLELKELPSNIENLISLRLLDLSYCTKLKSLPSGIGKLRSLKVLILFACCYLEELPSNIGELPSLKNIDLRGCRNFRECPAALRRTKQGLIVWLPDHLIVGM, encoded by the exons ATGGGTTGCTGTTTCTCCACCAAGCCTTCAGATCCACCTGTTCAGAAGGCGCCACAGCTACCGCCTTCGCAGCCTGCTATTCAGACACTTCCGCCTTCACAGCCACCTATTCAGCATCCACCATCTTCACAGTCACTTGTTCAGCAGGCGCCATCTATTCAGCAGCCAACACCTGTTCAATCGCAGGCTTTGCAACCTGCACAGCAGCCACAGCCACCTGTTCAGCAGCCAGCACCTGTTCAGCAGTCGCCACCTGTTCAGAAGATTTTCTCTTCACAGCCATCTGTTCAGACAAGGACACTTGCCGCCTTCTCTCCATTGAAGCCCATTTATCCAGACTATGCAG TTGGAATTCAAGAGCAGAAGAAAGAAGTAATGAAGCTTCTCGACATGGAAAGACAAAACGAGCTCTCATTGGCAGTGGTTATATATGGATTTGGGGGCATAGGAAAGACCACGCTCTCCACTGCTGTGATTGCGGACTTAGATCTCACACAGTACAACTATTCGGGAGTTGAAATCCATGCAGACCGGTCAAGGAATGACATAAAATCATTGCAATGGCAAATATTGAAAGACGCCTTCCCAGGATATACTTTTGACAGGAATGCAACATTTAGAAATAGTGCAGAGGGTCGGGATCATCTCAGCAGCGCTTTTCAAGCCCAACGAAACAAGCCAGTAGTTCTGTTTATTGACAACGCTCTTCGGGCAGAAGACTTGCAAGAGCTTTTCCCAAAAAGTTTAGCAGGCCTTCCGAAGCGGAGCAGAATAGTGCTCACAACTCGAAATCTGGGTGTCACTGATTTGCTCATAGACGCCGGCCTTGAACGTCGTGACTATCGTGTGGGTACTCTACCCGACCACGAAGCCCTCAAAATTTTGTTCAAGGATGAAAATATCAGAGGCAGAGAGAATATGCAAAAAGTCCTGCAGATTTGTGATGGGATTCCGTTAGTGTTAGAAATTGTCGGTGCTCGTTTGCGTAAGCAGAATTACATGGTAGAGAGATGTACTCAAATATTTGAAGCTTTGGAGACGGGAGAGGATATCAAAGAAGAAAATCTGAGTCAGCGTATGGTGACTTCTGCGTATAATGAGCTGGCACCGTCTACAAGAGAAGCGTTTTTGGATATTTGCTGTTTCTTTGCTAACTGGTGTCGTCGTGATGTAGAGTACATTGTTGGCGCTCAGGACGTCACAGTTCTTCAGGAGGCGGCATTGATGAAGACTTCCAGCAAAGATGAGTTGATTGTCCATGACATCATTCGAGCAAAAGGGCGAAGCTTGTCTAAAAGCAATAGAATTCTTGATATGCAGTCCTGGAGGGAAATAGCACATGATGATCAA AAGCTCAAGCAAATCAAGGGGGTTTGGCTCGGCAAGGAGGAGTCTGAATCTGGGCATGAAGTTGATGAGAAGCAATTGCATTCATTGAAAAATTCGTTGAGAGTTCTTTGTTTGGAAAGCCACATAAAAATATCAGGATCAAGCCAAAAGTCAACTGAATTCAAGGAACTTAGATTCCTCCGTTTGGGTGGTGACATTTCTGCTCTATGGCCAGCGAATTTGGAGTCGCTTGAGCGATTGACTGTGTTCCATGGTCCTATCTATAAGGATGGTGTCACTTTATATCAG CTGCCCAAGAACTTACGGGTGATGAGAGGCACTGAACAGTCTCACTTCGAGGGATCCAAACCCGGAAAaattattccaaattcttctttaGAAGAATTGGATTTAAGAGAATTAAGAAGTTTCCAGAAGTTTCCGGAAAAGCTGGATCACTTAACTGCCCTGAAGATCTTGCTACTAGATATGTGGGACAAAATACAAGAGCTGCCTGAGCAGGTATGTGGGCTGCGTTCATTAAAAAGCTTGAGCATTTGTGGTGGAAATTCCTTGAGAAATCTGCCAAAATTGTTTGCCCAGTTAAGTTCGTTACAGGAGTTGATATTAACAAGGTGTAAGCAATTGGAAGAATTGCCCTCGACTTTTGGAGATCTGGGTTCTCTGAAAGAGTTGAATTTGGCAGAGTGTAGCAACTTAAAAGAATTGCCCTTGAGCTTTGGGAAATTAAGCTCCTTGGAGGTCTTAAATTTAGATAGCTGCTCTAAATTAGAAACCTTCCCTTCCAGCTTTTGGGAACTCAGCTCTTTAACAGAATTGAGATGTAGCTGTTTGGAACTGAAAGAATTGCCTTCAAACATTGAAAATCTTATTTCTTTAAGACTTTTAGATTTAAGTTATTGCACGAAATTGAAAAGCTTGCCTTCCGGTATAGGAAAACTCCGCTCACTCAAAGTATTGATTCTATTCGCTTGCTGTTACTTAGAAGAACTGCCTTCCAACATTGGAGAACTTCCATCACTAAAAAATATTGATTTAAGAGGATGTCGCAATTTCAGAGAATGTCCAGCTGCTCTTAGACGAACAAAACAAGGACTAATCGTTTGGCTGCCAGACCATCTAATTGTTGGAATGTAA
- the LOC131027694 gene encoding disease resistance protein RPV1-like, whose translation MVKLAGHLRKLKYDMPQEEKILSEAIILIVEGSMLCASQLQTRSLFRFLKASVDSKSLANLQLKISQLYQDLTLRVAIEIQHQQPIAFPSWKPIYPDYAIGIEDQKKQVMNLLDMETEKSTLAVVIYGFGGIGKTTLATAVIADLVLTHYNYSGVQIQEDRSRNDIKCMQQQILKDAFPAYTYDRNVTLRNSAEGRDHLTSAFQARGNKPVFLFIDNALHAEDLEDLFPKRLAGIPKGSRILVTTRNLGVTDMLKDAGLARREHFVDTLAPEEARKILFGNFNPANTRHRDNVQKILQICARIPLVLEIVGARLRKQNYMVDRCTQIFEALQTGGDIKAENLSQRLVNSVYDELEESTREAFLDICCFFVNWSRRDVEHIVGTENITLLQEAALMKTSDKDELIVPDIIRAKGRSLSKCNRIMDMQSWLEVAHDHQKLKQIKGVWLGKEESESGNEVDEKQLYSLKNSLRVLGLESQIKVSGSSQKSSKFKELRFLRLGGDISALWPANLESLERLTVFHGPVFKDGVTLYQLPKKLQIMRATAQSHCEEPEPTKIIQNSYLEELDLKELKSLQKLPGKLDHLTALKVLILDEWDKIQELPEQVCGLPSLCRLSICGGNSLRNLPNSFGQLTSLQELNLSSCKQLEELSSTFGDLSSLKNLCLAECVSLKELPLGFGKLSSLEVLNLDGCWNLESFPPSFWELSSLRHLDLSYCMKLKALPSGLGKLNSLNVLSLFGCKKLEDLPSNIGELPSLEKIDLRGCRNLRECPSALRRMKRGLSVSLPDHLVN comes from the exons ATGGTTAAGCTTGCTGGGCACTTAAGAAAGCTGAAGTATGATATGCCACAAGAAGAAAAGATATTGAGTGAGGCGATTATATTGATTGTTGAAGGATCCATGCTGTGCGCTTCTCAATTACAGACCAGGTCACTATTCCg GTTTTTGAAGGCTTCTGTGGACTCCAAAAGCCTGGCTAATCTACAATTGAAGATAAGTCAACTGTATCAGGATCTTACATTGAGAGTAGCAATAGAAATACAACATCAGCAGCCTATTGCGTTCCCTTCATGGAAACCCATTTACCCAGATTATGCAA TTGGCATCGAAGATCAGAAGAAACAAGTAATGAATTTGCTGGACATGGAAACAGAAAAGTCCACATTGGCTGTAGTTATTTATGGATTTGGGGGCATAGGAAAGACCACCCTCGCCACTGCTGTTATTGCGGACTTAGTTCTCACACATTACAACTATTCCGGAGTTCAAATCCAAGAAGACCGCTCGAGGAATGACATAAAATGCATGCAACAGCAAATATTGAAAGATGCCTTCCCAGCATATACTTATGATAGGAATGTTACATTGAGAAATAGTGCAGAAGGTCGGGATCATCTCACTAGCGCTTTCCAAGCCAGAGGAAACAAACCAGTATTTCTCTTTATTGACAACGCTCTTCACGCAGAAGATTTGGAAGACCTTTTCCCAAAGCGCTTAGCAGGCATACCGAAAGGGAGCAGAATATTGGTCACAACTCGAAATCTGGGTGTGACGGATATGCTCAAAGACGCCGGCCTTGCACGTCGTGAGCATTTTGTGGATACTCTAGCTCCCGAAGAGGCACGCAAAATTTTGTTTGGAAACTTCAATCCTGCTAATACCAGACACAGAGACAACGTGCAAAAAATCCTGCAGATTTGTGCTCGGATTCCGTTAGTGTTAGAAATTGTTGGTGCTCGTTTGCGTAAGCAAAACTACATGGTAGACAGATGTACGCAAATATTTGAAGCTTTACAGACAGGAGGGGATATCAAAGCAGAAAATCTGAGCCAACGTCTTGTGAATTCTGTCTATGATGAGCTGGAAGAATCTACGCGAGAAGCGTTTTTGGATATTTGCTGCTTCTTTGTTAACTGGAGTCGTCGCGATGTGGAGCACATTGTGGGAACTGAAAACATCACACTTCTCCAGGAGGCGGCATTGATGAAGACGTCAGACAAAGACGAATTGATTGTCCCTGACATCATCCGAGCAAAAGGGCGAAGCTTGTCTAAATGCAATAGAATTATGGATATGCAATCCTGGCTGGAAGTTGCACACGACCATCAA AAGCTCAAGCAAATTAAAGGAGTTTGGCTTGGCAAGGAAGAATCTGAATCTGGTAATGAAGTTGATGAGAAGCAACTATATTCATTGAAAAATTCCTTGAGAGTTCTGGGTTTGGAAAGCCAGATAAAAGTGTCAGGATCAAGCCAAAAATCATCTAAATTTAAGGAACTCAGATTTCTTCGACTGGGCGGCGATATTTCTGCTTTATGGCCAGCGAATTTAGAGTCGCTTGAGCGATTGACTGTGTTCCATGGCCCTGTCTTTAAAGATGGTGTCACTTTATATCAG CTGCCTAAGAAGCTACAGATAATGAGAGCCACTGCACAGTCTCACTGCGAGGAACCCGAGCCCACCAAAATCATCCAAAACTCTTACTTAGAAGAATTGGATTTAAAAGAATTGAAAAGTCTTCAGAAGTTACCCGGAAAGCTTGACCACTTAACTGCTCTCAAGGTTTTGATATTAGATGAATGGGATAAAATTCAAGAGCTGCCTGAGCAGGTATGTGGGCTGCCTTCATTATGCAGATTGAGCATTTGTGGTGGTAATTCCTTGAGAAATCTGCCAAACTCGTTCGGGCAATTAACTTCTTTACAGGAGTTGAACTTATCAAGCTGTAAGCAACTGGAAGAATTGTCCTCAACTTTTGGAGACCTGAGTTCTCTGAAAAACTTGTGTCTAGCAGAGTGTGTTAGCCTAAAAGAATTGCCTTTGGGCTTCGGGAAATTAAGCTCTTTGGAGGTCTTGAATTTAGATGGCTGCTGGAACTTGGAATCATTTCCTCCCAGCTTTTGGGAACTCAGCTCATTAAGACATTTAGATTTAAGTTATTGCATGAAATTGAAAGCCTTGCCCTCCGGTCTAGGAAAACTCAATTCACTCAATGTCTTGAGTTTATTCGGTTGTAAGAAATTAGAAGATCTGCCTTCCAACATTGGGGAACTTCCATCACTTGAAAAAATAGATTTAAGAGGATGTCGCAATTTGAGAGAATGTCCATCTGCTCTGAGACGAATGAAACGGGGACTGTCCGTTTCGCTGCCGGACCATCTAGTGAACTAG